In Sphingobacterium thalpophilum, a genomic segment contains:
- a CDS encoding glycoside hydrolase family 30 beta sandwich domain-containing protein, producing the protein MIYTFLLSCLVTATSCNRDSYTPSQGDEIKKSGDVTIYTTTGSRSLDFGKRFVDFSSKFNMSPNTITLDPTKKFQTMDGFGAAITGSTCYNLMKMSKEDRTKFLTETFSDKDGMGMNYIRIAIGCSDFSLSEYTCWDKEGKENFGLQSEETQYIIPVLKEILAINPSIKIMGSPWTPPKWMKVNNLTDLKPFDSWTSGQLNPKYYQDYGWYFVQWIQALKKEGINVYSITVQNEPLNRKNSASLYMSWQEQQAFVKQALGPQLKAANLSTKIYAFDHNYNYDNIADQSDYPVKIYNDAGAASFFAGAAYHNYGGDKAELIDIHNQRPDKELVFTETSIGEWNDGRNLEKRLMEDMREVALGTVNNWSKGVIVWNLMLDTDKGPNREGGCQTCYGAVDISKANYKNITRNSHYYIVGHLSSVVKSGATRIGTSGYTAEGLVYTAFQNTDGTYAVVLLNESGDSRKITVADGKHHFSYDVPAKSVVSYRWTY; encoded by the coding sequence ATGATATATACATTCTTGTTGTCCTGTCTAGTGACGGCAACATCTTGTAACCGTGACAGCTATACACCTTCGCAAGGTGATGAAATTAAAAAAAGTGGTGATGTTACCATTTATACGACGACAGGCAGTCGGTCTTTGGATTTTGGAAAGCGCTTTGTTGATTTCAGCTCCAAATTTAATATGTCGCCCAATACAATTACGCTAGATCCTACTAAGAAATTCCAGACGATGGACGGCTTCGGTGCAGCCATCACAGGCTCAACATGTTATAATTTAATGAAAATGAGTAAGGAAGATCGGACAAAATTCCTTACAGAGACTTTTTCAGATAAAGATGGAATGGGAATGAACTATATCCGTATTGCTATTGGATGTTCCGACTTCTCTTTGAGTGAATATACCTGTTGGGACAAAGAAGGAAAGGAAAATTTTGGATTGCAGTCTGAAGAGACCCAATATATCATTCCGGTGCTTAAAGAAATACTTGCTATCAATCCATCCATAAAAATCATGGGCTCCCCATGGACTCCACCGAAATGGATGAAGGTTAACAACCTAACTGATTTAAAGCCCTTTGATTCATGGACCAGTGGTCAGTTAAATCCAAAATATTATCAGGACTATGGTTGGTATTTCGTTCAATGGATCCAGGCACTGAAGAAAGAAGGCATTAATGTTTATTCGATTACTGTTCAAAATGAACCATTGAATAGAAAAAATTCCGCTTCGCTTTATATGTCATGGCAGGAACAACAGGCTTTTGTAAAACAAGCTTTGGGCCCGCAATTAAAAGCGGCTAACTTATCAACAAAGATTTATGCATTTGATCATAATTATAATTATGATAATATTGCCGATCAGTCTGATTACCCAGTAAAGATTTATAACGATGCCGGAGCAGCGTCATTCTTCGCCGGAGCGGCGTACCATAATTATGGTGGGGATAAAGCTGAACTTATCGATATTCATAATCAACGCCCAGACAAGGAATTGGTATTTACGGAAACATCCATTGGGGAATGGAATGATGGACGCAATCTTGAAAAACGTTTGATGGAGGATATGCGTGAAGTGGCTCTCGGTACAGTGAACAATTGGAGTAAGGGTGTCATAGTATGGAACCTGATGCTTGATACTGACAAAGGGCCAAATCGCGAAGGTGGCTGCCAGACATGTTATGGCGCCGTGGACATTAGTAAGGCAAATTATAAAAATATAACACGTAATTCACACTACTATATTGTTGGTCATCTTTCCTCGGTGGTCAAATCAGGGGCTACTAGGATTGGTACTTCTGGGTATACAGCAGAAGGGCTAGTTTATACAGCCTTTCAAAATACAGATGGGACCTATGCTGTTGTTCTGTTAAACGAATCAGGCGATAGTCGTAAAATCACTGTCGCAGACGGTAAACATCATTTCAGCTATGATGTGCCAGCTAAGTCGGTTGTTTCTTACCGTTGGACCTATTAA
- a CDS encoding RagB/SusD family nutrient uptake outer membrane protein — MKKYISNALSLLTGSLFLFSCSLNRDPLSDYSDVSQGKTETGTQIVFKNKAEVETYLAGIYQQMKDRQEHWYLDLLLIGDSHADNSYAGTTGAEVVPFENNSIEGSNSVVDRDWGRYLEDVGRANRLIIYVDSVADKSVSDTEIRTYKAQAKLFRALAMFDMVRIFGSIPVITTIAPDITGDNVNEVYPQYFPKQATEEEAYKQIEKDLMDGLADAPANNNGNKTLFTKSVARAMLAKIYAEKPIRDYAKVIQFVDALTADGFDLNTNYSDLYAMNASNTDLAQRNTKESILEAQFTSGGGNWATWMFGRDLSNYDNNFTWAKWITPSRDLIQAYTNEGDQIRLGQSIVYYSTTWSNYYPSNHYPFMFKLRSAFNSIVKLRYADLLLLKAEALIQQGSDLSGAADIIDKIRTRVKLPKLSTAIRSNKDALLDAYLKERRLELAFEGQRWFDLVRLDKVESVMNAVYAKDAGRKAQVYPFTKNSYRLPIPQPKIDQNPNLVQNPGY; from the coding sequence ATGAAAAAATATATAAGTAACGCTCTTTCTTTGCTAACCGGCTCTTTGTTTTTATTTTCTTGCTCTTTGAACCGTGATCCACTTTCAGATTATTCGGATGTTAGTCAAGGAAAGACAGAGACAGGAACGCAGATTGTTTTCAAGAACAAAGCCGAAGTTGAAACTTATTTGGCCGGAATTTACCAGCAGATGAAAGATCGGCAGGAACATTGGTATCTCGACCTCCTCTTGATTGGCGATTCGCACGCCGATAATTCCTATGCTGGAACAACCGGAGCGGAAGTTGTACCTTTTGAAAATAATTCTATTGAAGGGTCTAATTCTGTGGTTGACCGGGATTGGGGAAGATATCTGGAAGATGTTGGACGTGCAAATCGATTGATCATTTATGTGGATAGTGTCGCCGATAAATCGGTGAGCGATACAGAAATTAGGACTTATAAAGCACAAGCTAAACTATTCAGAGCATTGGCGATGTTTGATATGGTCCGTATATTCGGATCTATCCCTGTCATCACCACAATTGCACCCGATATTACCGGTGATAATGTCAATGAAGTTTATCCGCAATATTTTCCAAAACAAGCTACCGAAGAAGAAGCTTATAAGCAGATCGAAAAAGATTTGATGGATGGATTGGCTGATGCACCAGCCAACAATAATGGGAATAAAACTTTATTTACCAAATCCGTAGCACGAGCTATGCTGGCAAAGATCTATGCCGAAAAACCAATTCGCGATTATGCTAAGGTTATTCAATTTGTTGACGCATTGACTGCGGATGGTTTTGATCTGAATACCAATTACTCGGATTTATATGCAATGAATGCAAGCAACACCGATCTTGCGCAACGGAATACGAAAGAATCGATTTTGGAGGCACAGTTTACTTCAGGTGGAGGTAACTGGGCGACTTGGATGTTTGGACGGGATTTGTCCAATTATGATAATAACTTCACATGGGCAAAATGGATAACCCCATCACGGGATTTGATACAAGCATATACGAATGAAGGGGATCAGATTCGTTTGGGGCAATCTATTGTCTATTATTCCACTACTTGGAGCAACTATTATCCTTCCAATCATTATCCATTCATGTTTAAACTGCGGTCTGCATTTAATAGTATTGTCAAGCTTCGTTACGCAGATCTTTTATTGCTTAAGGCAGAAGCTTTAATTCAACAGGGATCAGATTTGTCCGGCGCAGCAGACATTATTGACAAAATTCGCACACGTGTTAAATTACCAAAATTGTCAACTGCGATACGTTCAAATAAGGATGCTTTATTAGATGCTTATTTGAAAGAACGTCGTCTGGAATTAGCCTTCGAAGGACAACGCTGGTTCGATCTTGTGCGCTTGGACAAGGTGGAATCTGTCATGAATGCGGTCTATGCAAAAGACGCTGGAAGAAAGGCACAGGTGTATCCCTTCACGAAGAACTCTTACCGTTTACCGATTCCGCAACCAAAAATTGATCAGAATCCTAATCTAGTTCAGAATCCGGGGTATTAA
- a CDS encoding TonB-dependent receptor, producing MGLAFLFTLVNLVFAQDRIQVSGRVLDAQDQKPLSGVTITQKGSNNAVSSNGDGRFQISASTGSILQFTFVGYDSKELPANSTMIVQLNSSTNMLEDVIVIGYGSVKRKDVTTAISSVSTKDLEKRPVTNFGQAIQGKAAGVTVIQPSGQPGAAPQIQIRGITSFNSNTTPLYVVDGVPVEDIKFLSPNDITDIQILKDASSAAIYGSRGSNGVILVTTKSGKAGEAKITLGTQWTANVVNNTVKVLNTSQYKDLQDEIGMINLPEGLLDQTDWFKETYKTGIQQNHQISVSDGNEKLRYYLGGGYLNEKGTLQGSFFRRYNFRANIDNQVRKWLKVNANINYSDNNDNGITSGLGSNRGGVVTSVITTPTYAPVWDPTNPDRFYNNFYGINNITSPLENLARTRNNNNRENRLVATGSALISFMPNLTWKTAFSLDRRSGVMTTFLDPWTTAWGRNQFGEASDIRNTNTVLTWDNFLTYTKSFGKHNLEVMGGSSWTDSKYSRSYIYGSNYANGIIETLNAANKISWDRTGSTASNWGIMSYFARAMYNYDGKYLLTANMRADGSSKLSPERRWGYFPSVSAAWRISSEDFMKDVTWINDFKIRGGWGQTGNQYGLGDYAYLQLSGIQRQQWFVEGKDNSLPNINKPTILRAKDLTWETTSTTSIGFDITMLNNRLSISADYYNKDTKDLLMNASLPAGQQATTIQRNGGRLNNHGFEFAVNSKNLTGNLTWNTDFNISFNRNKLKQLDLQQVYYDVKTNDYVNDFVVKNEPGRSLAGFFGYISDGVNPETGELIYRDLNGDGKISSSDRTYIGNPLPKFVYGMTNSFSWKNFDLSIFIQGTYGNDIFNASRMETEGMYDGRNQTTVVLDRWRVPGQITNVPKAGFDMKNSTYFVEDGSYLRMKNVSLGYSISPERLKRIGIHKIQPYLSVSNLFTLTKYSGMDPEVNQYSGGSDSRIQGIDWGTYPQNRSFVLGLNIEF from the coding sequence ATGGGGTTAGCTTTCTTGTTTACTTTGGTGAATTTGGTGTTTGCCCAAGACCGGATTCAAGTTAGTGGACGTGTCTTGGATGCCCAAGATCAGAAACCACTCTCAGGAGTAACCATTACACAAAAAGGAAGTAATAACGCAGTCTCCAGTAACGGAGATGGACGTTTTCAAATTTCAGCTAGCACGGGCAGTATACTCCAATTTACTTTTGTTGGCTACGACAGTAAAGAACTACCTGCCAACAGTACCATGATTGTCCAATTAAATTCATCAACCAATATGCTGGAGGATGTTATTGTAATCGGTTATGGTAGCGTGAAAAGAAAAGATGTCACGACTGCAATCTCTTCAGTTTCCACCAAAGACTTAGAAAAGAGACCCGTTACTAATTTTGGGCAAGCCATTCAGGGTAAAGCTGCCGGGGTCACTGTTATTCAGCCGAGTGGTCAGCCAGGTGCAGCACCTCAGATACAAATTCGCGGAATAACGTCTTTTAATAGTAATACCACTCCTTTGTATGTTGTTGATGGAGTTCCTGTGGAAGATATTAAGTTCTTGTCTCCTAATGATATCACGGATATTCAAATTCTAAAGGACGCGTCATCGGCAGCGATTTACGGCTCGCGTGGTTCGAACGGTGTTATCTTGGTTACGACAAAATCAGGAAAAGCCGGGGAAGCAAAAATTACACTGGGAACACAATGGACAGCCAATGTTGTCAATAACACGGTTAAAGTTTTAAATACCAGTCAATACAAAGATTTACAGGATGAAATAGGCATGATAAATCTGCCAGAGGGATTGTTGGATCAAACAGATTGGTTTAAAGAAACCTATAAGACGGGGATCCAACAAAATCATCAAATATCCGTTTCGGATGGCAATGAGAAGCTCCGTTATTATTTAGGAGGGGGATATTTGAACGAAAAAGGAACACTACAGGGATCCTTCTTTAGACGATATAATTTTCGTGCTAATATTGATAATCAAGTCCGAAAATGGCTAAAGGTAAATGCGAATATCAATTATTCCGATAACAATGATAATGGAATTACCTCAGGATTGGGTTCTAATCGTGGGGGCGTAGTTACATCGGTGATTACAACACCAACCTACGCGCCTGTATGGGATCCAACCAATCCGGATCGATTCTATAATAATTTCTATGGGATCAACAACATCACCAGTCCTTTGGAAAACCTAGCCCGGACAAGAAATAATAATAACCGCGAAAACCGACTTGTTGCCACAGGAAGTGCACTGATTTCTTTTATGCCTAATTTAACTTGGAAGACTGCGTTTTCATTGGATAGAAGATCAGGTGTGATGACCACCTTTTTGGACCCTTGGACAACAGCTTGGGGAAGAAACCAATTCGGGGAGGCTTCAGATATTCGTAATACAAATACCGTGTTGACTTGGGACAATTTCTTGACGTACACGAAGAGCTTTGGAAAGCATAATTTGGAAGTAATGGGCGGTTCGTCATGGACAGATTCCAAGTACTCCAGAAGCTATATCTATGGTTCAAACTATGCAAATGGAATCATTGAGACACTTAATGCGGCAAACAAAATCTCTTGGGATAGAACAGGATCTACAGCATCCAACTGGGGGATTATGTCCTATTTCGCCCGCGCAATGTATAACTACGATGGCAAGTATTTATTGACCGCAAATATGCGTGCCGATGGTTCTTCGAAGCTGAGTCCGGAACGTCGCTGGGGGTATTTCCCATCGGTTTCAGCTGCATGGAGAATCTCTTCTGAAGACTTTATGAAAGATGTAACCTGGATAAACGACTTTAAAATCCGTGGCGGATGGGGACAGACAGGTAATCAATATGGATTAGGTGATTATGCGTACCTGCAATTGAGTGGGATCCAACGTCAACAGTGGTTCGTTGAGGGAAAAGACAATTCATTGCCAAATATCAATAAGCCAACAATCTTAAGGGCGAAAGACTTGACTTGGGAAACGACAAGTACAACCAGTATTGGTTTTGATATCACGATGTTGAATAATCGACTCAGCATCAGTGCAGATTATTACAACAAGGATACGAAAGATCTTTTAATGAATGCAAGTTTGCCCGCAGGACAGCAAGCAACCACAATCCAAAGAAATGGTGGCAGGTTGAATAACCATGGTTTTGAATTTGCGGTAAATTCAAAAAATCTGACCGGAAACTTGACTTGGAATACCGATTTTAATATTTCTTTTAACAGAAATAAACTGAAACAACTGGATCTACAACAAGTGTACTACGATGTAAAGACAAACGATTATGTCAATGATTTTGTCGTGAAGAATGAGCCAGGAAGATCACTTGCAGGATTCTTCGGTTATATCTCTGATGGTGTAAACCCTGAAACTGGCGAGCTCATTTACCGCGACTTGAATGGCGATGGAAAGATTTCATCGAGCGACCGCACATATATCGGTAATCCTCTTCCAAAGTTTGTCTATGGTATGACAAACAGCTTCTCCTGGAAAAATTTCGACCTCAGTATATTTATTCAGGGAACTTACGGAAATGACATCTTCAATGCGAGCCGCATGGAAACAGAGGGCATGTATGATGGTCGAAATCAAACTACTGTTGTATTGGATCGTTGGCGGGTACCGGGACAGATTACCAACGTTCCGAAAGCTGGGTTTGACATGAAGAATTCAACCTATTTTGTTGAGGATGGTAGTTATTTGCGGATGAAAAATGTTTCCCTAGGCTATTCCATTTCTCCGGAGAGACTGAAACGTATTGGTATCCATAAAATTCAGCCTTATTTATCTGTAAGTAATCTATTTACCTTGACTAAATATTCCGGTATGGATCCCGAAGTGAACCAGTATTCCGGCGGATCTGATTCCAGAATCCAGGGTATTGATTGGGGAACCTATCCACAGAATCGTTCATTTGTTTTAGGTCTTAATATTGAGTTTTAA
- a CDS encoding DUF6377 domain-containing protein, which yields MLQRIFLFILFAHFSLYLSAQVDSDSTRVLQRLEYLMENQKIYIKNREDKLEKLKQEAKALESNPVQFLKKNYEIFENYKKFDSDAALTYILLCQKLAPPNNDSLQAVIHLDLAWVYSTVGRYIEASQLLKQVEPAHLGRDLLAKYYDTYSSFYSHYGQSNNRSEYYQASEKYRDSLLTVLPKSSLEYRTTIAIKTLFNGNREDAKKQLLVLWNENKKDIEQRALIAYFMGLIYKYEKDTKSQIYYLSISASADIEMANRDNASFHDLALTYYDQQDFDRAFQFIEKAIDDAMLCKVRYRIIEGTSSYPIINAAYQQKISSQNRQLVGLVIIVSILLIGVIIGLVIIYRQVQHLRRIRSELSATNQQLRSLNNEINQTNLKLSESNHIKEEYIAQFFDMCSSYIDKMEDIRKALLKKATNQQWDALREQLKSTQMEEREVQQLYVNFDRIFLNLYPTFVDEFNALLQEEEKIYPKKTELLNTELRIFALIRLGIDDSVKIASFLRYSLRTVYNYRTKVRNKAAGNRDAFEAAVCQIAVIDRA from the coding sequence ATGTTGCAGCGCATTTTTCTTTTTATTCTTTTTGCTCATTTTAGTCTTTACCTATCTGCGCAAGTAGATTCCGATAGTACCCGGGTTTTGCAACGATTGGAATATTTGATGGAAAATCAGAAAATTTACATCAAGAACCGTGAAGATAAATTGGAGAAATTAAAACAGGAGGCCAAAGCATTAGAAAGTAATCCCGTTCAATTTTTGAAGAAGAACTACGAAATCTTTGAAAATTATAAGAAGTTTGATTCTGACGCAGCGCTTACTTATATTTTACTGTGTCAAAAGCTCGCTCCACCGAATAATGACTCCTTACAGGCGGTTATTCATCTCGATTTGGCCTGGGTGTATTCCACCGTCGGACGGTATATAGAAGCTTCACAATTGTTAAAGCAAGTTGAGCCCGCTCATCTTGGCCGGGATCTCCTGGCAAAATATTACGATACCTACAGCTCCTTTTATAGTCATTACGGTCAGAGCAATAATCGGTCAGAATATTACCAGGCAAGTGAAAAGTATCGTGATTCTCTGTTAACGGTACTACCAAAGTCTTCCTTGGAGTATCGTACAACCATCGCTATAAAAACACTTTTTAATGGTAACCGTGAGGATGCTAAAAAGCAATTGTTGGTCCTCTGGAATGAGAACAAAAAGGATATTGAGCAGCGCGCGCTGATCGCCTATTTTATGGGGCTCATTTATAAATATGAAAAGGATACAAAAAGTCAAATTTACTATCTTTCCATATCAGCCAGTGCAGATATTGAAATGGCTAATCGCGACAACGCATCTTTTCATGATCTGGCGCTAACGTATTACGACCAACAGGATTTCGATCGCGCTTTTCAGTTTATTGAAAAAGCCATAGACGATGCGATGTTATGTAAAGTGCGGTATCGCATTATTGAAGGTACCTCTTCTTATCCTATAATCAATGCCGCCTATCAGCAGAAAATCAGTAGTCAAAATCGACAATTGGTTGGACTGGTCATTATCGTCAGTATTTTATTGATCGGTGTCATTATTGGACTTGTCATTATCTATAGACAGGTGCAACATTTGAGAAGGATACGGTCGGAATTATCTGCCACAAATCAGCAGCTTCGCTCATTGAATAACGAAATTAACCAGACTAACCTTAAATTGTCGGAATCCAATCATATTAAAGAAGAATATATCGCCCAATTCTTTGACATGTGTTCGAGTTACATCGATAAAATGGAAGATATCAGAAAGGCATTACTGAAGAAAGCGACGAATCAGCAATGGGATGCGCTGCGGGAACAGTTAAAGTCAACGCAAATGGAAGAAAGGGAAGTGCAGCAACTTTATGTTAATTTTGATCGTATCTTCTTAAATCTATATCCAACCTTTGTTGATGAATTCAATGCACTCCTTCAGGAAGAGGAGAAGATCTATCCCAAAAAGACAGAGTTGTTAAATACCGAACTTCGGATTTTCGCATTGATTCGATTAGGGATCGATGATTCCGTGAAGATTGCAAGTTTCCTGCGATACTCGCTTCGGACGGTTTATAATTACAGAACAAAAGTACGTAATAAAGCCGCGGGAAATCGTGATGCTTTCGAGGCGGCTGTATGTCAGATTGCGGTGATCGACCGGGCATAA